A region of Kwoniella shivajii chromosome 11, complete sequence DNA encodes the following proteins:
- a CDS encoding eukaryotic translation initiation factor 3 subunit I: MKPIILQGHERSLTQIVFNSEGDLLFSASKDSVVNAWFTSNGERLGTFGGIKGDGGHNGSVWTVAVDSQSRFLITGAADNCMKLWDISTGKCLFTWEFLTAVKRVQWNEDDDTILSITEQRSGQPSIIRIFKINRDEPSAQTTTPITTMTLSGSKATVALWSPLSEYILTGHESGKVAKYDVKSGEEVNYIDDAHSGEITDIQSSPDGTYFITSSKDKTARIFDSETLQEMKVYTTETPLNSACIAPLRPYVILGGGQDAMSVTTTSQRAGKFESRFWHKLFEEEVGRVKGHFGPINTLAVHPQGKAYASGAEDGFVRVHWFDEGYFRSRPFGDLEPEVEV, translated from the exons ATG AAACCTATCATCCTTCAAG GTCACGAGCGATCACTCACTCAAATCGTCTTCAACTCTGAAGGAGATTTACTTTTCTCAGCATCAAAAGATTCAGTGGTAAACGCATGGTTCACTTCGAATGGTGAACGATTAGGTACATTCGGTGGAAttaaaggtgatggtggaCATAATGGAAGTGTATGGactgttgctgttgatt CACAATCACGATTTCTCATCACCGGGGCAGCAGATAACTGTATGAAGTTATGGGATATCTCAACGGGAAAATGTTTGTTCACTTGGGAATTCTTAACGGCTGTCAAAAGGGTACAATGGAA TGAAGACGACGATACCATTTTGAGCATCACAGAACAACGAAGTGGTCAACCTTCAATTATTCGAATATTCAAAATCAACAGAGATGAACCATCTGCTC AAACAACCACCCCCATAACAACAATGACTttatcaggatcaaaagcAACAGTAGCTTTATGGTCACCATTATCGGAATATATTTTAACAGGTCATGAATCTGGTAAAGTAGCGAAATACGATGtcaaatcaggtgaagaagtgaattaTATCGATGATGCTCATTCTGGTGAAATTACCGATATTCAATCGAGTCCAGACGGAACTTATTTCATTACCAGTAGTAAAGATAAAACTGCCAGA ATCTTCGACTCTGAAACTCTCCAAGAAATGAAAGTGTACACTACGGAAACTCCTTTGAACAGTGCTTGTATCGCACCATTACGTCCTTAT GTAATTCTCGGTGGTGGTCAAGATGCAATGTCGGTAACCACCACATCTCAACGAGCGGGTAAATTTGAATCTAGATTCTGGCACAAGTTGTTCGAGGAGGAAGTCGGTCGAGTCAAAGGACATTT CGGTCCAATCAACACACTCGCTGTTCATCCTCAAGGGAAAGCTTATGCTTCAGGTGCGGAAGATGGTTTCGTAAGAGTACATTGGTTTGATGAAGGTTATTTCAGATCAAGACCTTTTGGTGATTTAGAACCTGAAGTCGAAGTGTAA
- a CDS encoding pre-rRNA-processing protein PNO1, whose translation MAHKSHRQKALQAQLEAQPTLSLVSTKPKKPTKSVSISEPTESMEIDDDDVLISSSTSGPSTSTSNNVAEGSASTSTSSSGFAPLPQSATNGVLKGEFRRIPIPPHRMTPLKKEWVNLYTPMVDMLGLQVRMNTQRRAVELKTSGHTIDTGAIQKGADFVKAFSLGFDVNDALALLRLDDLYLDSFEIKDVKTLHGDHLSRAIGRIAGEGGKVKFSIENASRTRIVLADTHIHILGSVQNIKIARDAIVSLILGSPPGKVYAHLKMVGARMKQRF comes from the exons ATGGCTCATAAATCGCATCGACAAAAAGCTTTACAAGCTCAATTGGAAGCACAACCAACACTCTCATTAGTTTCCACTAAACCCAAGAAACCTACTAAATCAGTATCGATATCTGAACCCACAGAGTCAATGgaaatagatgatgatgatgttttgatcTCAAGCTCTACATCTGGtccatcaacctcaacctcaaataATGTAGCAGAGGGATCggcttcaacttcaacttcttcttctggtttcGCACCTTTACCACAATCAGCAACTAACGGTGTATTAAAAGGTGAATTTAGAAgaattccaattccaccaCACAGAATGACACCtctgaagaaagaatgggtaaATCTGTATACACCAATGGTCGATATGCTGGGTTTACAAGTCAGGATGAACACACAAAGGAGAGCTGTAGAATTGAAA ACTTCAGGTCATACAATCGATACTGGTGCTATTCAAAAAGGAGCAGATTTCGTTAAAGCTTTTTCATTGGGATTTGACGTCAAC GATGCTTTGGCATTGTTGAGATTAGACGATTTGTATCTTGATTCgttcgaaatcaaagatgtaAAGACATTACATGGTGATCATTTATCAAGAGCTATAG GTCGTatagcaggtgaaggtggtaaagtgAAATTCTCAATTGAGAATGCAAGTAGAACTCGTATCGTTTTAGCTGATAC ACACATCCACATTCTTGGTTCTGtacaaaatatcaaaatcgcAAGAGACGCTATCGTTTCTTTGATTCTAGGTTCTCCTCCAG GCAAAGTGTACGCTCATTTGAAGATGGTTGGAGCAAGAATGAAACAAAGGTTCTAG